The Candidatus Accumulibacter similis genome has a segment encoding these proteins:
- a CDS encoding symmetrical bis(5'-nucleosyl)-tetraphosphatase yields the protein MATYAIGDIQGCLDSLLLLLDKCRFDRSRDRLWLVGDLVNRGPHSLETLRFVRGLGPAATTVLGNHDLYLLMVAAGLGRRGKGDTLGEVLAAPDRDELLDWLRQQELCHLEDGFCLVHAGLLPQWTTAAARALAAEVEAALQGPSCDEFLANLWGSEPLCWSDELQGWPRLRVIVNAMTRMRFCSLSGAMDLKTKGEAADAPAGHLPWFDIPGRRSADAVLVIGHWSALGLRIEDKLLALDSGCFWGRHLSAVRLEDRAVFQVDCSTSEGQV from the coding sequence ATGGCGACATACGCCATCGGTGACATCCAGGGCTGCCTGGATTCGCTGCTGCTGCTGCTCGACAAGTGTCGCTTCGATCGCAGCCGGGACCGCTTGTGGCTCGTCGGCGACCTCGTCAATCGTGGCCCGCACTCCCTCGAAACGCTGCGTTTCGTGCGTGGTCTCGGTCCTGCTGCCACCACCGTGCTCGGCAACCATGACCTCTACCTGCTGATGGTGGCAGCGGGGCTGGGCCGACGCGGGAAGGGGGACACGCTCGGCGAGGTTCTTGCCGCACCGGACCGCGACGAACTGCTCGACTGGTTGCGACAGCAGGAGCTGTGCCACCTTGAGGACGGCTTCTGCCTGGTCCACGCCGGGCTGCTGCCGCAATGGACGACGGCAGCCGCGCGGGCGCTGGCGGCAGAGGTCGAGGCTGCGCTGCAGGGACCATCCTGTGACGAATTCCTGGCCAACCTGTGGGGCAGCGAGCCGCTTTGCTGGAGCGATGAGCTGCAGGGCTGGCCCCGCCTGCGGGTGATCGTCAACGCCATGACCCGCATGCGCTTCTGCTCGCTGAGCGGGGCGATGGACCTGAAGACCAAGGGAGAAGCAGCGGACGCACCCGCGGGTCACCTGCCGTGGTTTGACATCCCCGGGCGACGCAGCGCCGACGCCGTCCTGGTCATCGGCCACTGGTCGGCGCTCGGTCTGCGCATCGAGGACAAGCTGCTGGCGCTCGATTCCGGCTGTTTCTGGGGCCGTCACCTGAGTGCCGTTCGCCTGGAGGACCGTGCCGTCTTTCAGGTCGATTGCTCGACCAGCGAGGGTCAGGTCTGA
- the galE gene encoding UDP-glucose 4-epimerase GalE translates to MNVLVTGGCGYIGSHACVALILAGHEVSVIDDLSNSRVEVLDRVAAIAGRRPSFFQGDVRDQNLLRRAFANGQIAAVFHFAGLKAVGESVAQPLRYYDCNVGGAISLCHAMTEARVRTLIFSSSATVYGDPASVPISEGFPRSATNPYGASKLMIEDILADLCAADADWRVARLRYFNPVGAHESGLIGEAPNGVPNNLMPYVAQVAQGVRPYLNVFGSDYPTADGTGVRDYIHVMDLVDGHVAALDYLCEHKGLLTVNLGTGCGYSVLDMVRAFESASGRPVPYVLAPRRPGDVASCYADPALAASLLGWKARRGIEQMCSDAWRWQTCSAVG, encoded by the coding sequence ATGAACGTCCTGGTGACGGGGGGCTGCGGCTATATCGGCTCGCATGCCTGTGTTGCACTGATTCTCGCCGGCCACGAGGTCAGCGTGATTGACGACCTGTCGAACAGCCGGGTCGAGGTTCTCGACCGAGTGGCGGCAATAGCCGGTCGCAGGCCATCCTTCTTTCAGGGTGATGTGCGCGATCAGAACCTCCTGCGACGGGCTTTTGCCAATGGCCAGATTGCTGCCGTCTTCCATTTTGCAGGTCTCAAGGCCGTTGGCGAATCCGTCGCACAACCGCTGCGCTATTATGACTGCAACGTTGGTGGAGCGATTTCCCTTTGCCACGCCATGACCGAGGCCAGGGTGAGAACCCTGATCTTCAGCTCGTCGGCTACCGTCTATGGCGATCCCGCTTCAGTGCCGATCAGCGAGGGTTTTCCGCGTTCGGCGACCAATCCCTATGGTGCCAGCAAGCTGATGATCGAAGACATCCTCGCGGACCTGTGCGCTGCCGACGCAGACTGGCGGGTTGCTCGGCTGCGCTACTTCAACCCGGTTGGGGCGCACGAGAGCGGCCTGATCGGCGAGGCACCCAACGGCGTTCCCAATAACCTGATGCCTTATGTGGCGCAGGTCGCACAAGGAGTCCGACCCTACCTGAACGTGTTCGGCAGTGATTACCCGACGGCCGACGGGACCGGGGTCAGGGATTACATCCATGTGATGGACCTGGTCGACGGACACGTCGCGGCACTCGATTATCTGTGTGAGCATAAGGGGCTGCTGACGGTGAATCTCGGTACCGGCTGTGGTTACTCGGTACTCGACATGGTGCGTGCCTTCGAGTCGGCGAGCGGTCGACCGGTTCCCTATGTCCTCGCCCCGCGCCGGCCCGGCGATGTCGCGTCGTGCTACGCCGATCCCGCCCTCGCCGCCAGCCTGCTCGGCTGGAAGGCGCGGCGCGGCATCGAGCAGATGTGCAGCGATGCCTGGCGCTGGCAGACATGCAGCGCTGTCGGCTGA